One segment of Strix aluco isolate bStrAlu1 chromosome 4, bStrAlu1.hap1, whole genome shotgun sequence DNA contains the following:
- the ANKRD37 gene encoding ankyrin repeat domain-containing protein 37, whose translation MLVLGGGAEADSFSNLFEAGTGVNAPADAFGQSPAHLAACGGEAFFLLWQLQTGANLNQQDCLGEAPIHKAAKAGSLECLALLVAGDAKIDLCNNSGQTAADLALAYGFLECAKFLTTIQHTQTMKLRGQPGYSLSDKHGLLREDPAAQKHGSETSRSISRKRRRSDALLS comes from the exons ATGCTGGTGCTGGGCGGCGGTGCAGAG GCCGATAGTTTCAGCAATCTGTTTGAGGCAGGAACCGGTGTGAACGCACCTGCAGATGCCTTTGGTCAGTCTCCAGCTCACTTGGCTGCTTGTGGCGGTGAAGCCTTTTTCCTACTTTGGCAACTGCAGACAGGAGCGAATTTGAACCAACAg GATTGCCTTGGAGAAGCCCCGATTCATAAAGCAGCAAAAGCTGGCAGTTTGGAATGTCTTGCTCTCCTTGTTGCTGGTGATGCCAAAATTGA cttgtgcaaCAACAGCGGACAAACAGCAGCAGACCTCGCACTGGCTTATGGCTTTCTGGAATGTGCCAAGTTCCTCACAACAATTCAGCACACTCAGACAATGAAACTGAGAGGACAGCCTGGCTACTCACTAAGTGACAAACATGGCTTGCTGAGAGAGGATCCAGCTGCACAGAAACACGGAAGTGAAACCAGCAGATCCATAAGCAGGAAGAGGAGACGATCAGATG CTCTCCTCTCCTAG
- the LRP2BP gene encoding LRP2-binding protein isoform X1, whose product MKLRGERPPRACGAQPGPEATGREGGSRLPPPRLGPAGAGPLRLPRPCYCLAAAERPFVMPGNCSRAALLAKAEELLAERTSGGDPRARFLKGQLYYEEGLYEEALIQFEKIKDTDFQAMYQLGVMHYDGLGTKEDPEKGVEYMKKILNSDSPKARHLKFAAAYNLGRAYYEGCGVKQSTEEAERLWLIAADHGNPKASVKAQSTLGMLYSASVPEDLKKAFFWHSEACGNGNLESQGALGVMYLYGQGICKNTKAALECLREAAERGSIYAQGLLVEYYYNRKFYSTAAAVAKRITKNDDIDTLAKMTDCLPTYVAKGVAMAAFYLARCLQLGLGVQQDQAAAKKYYSQACLLDPGVASDLELAANLGRI is encoded by the exons ATGAAGCTGCGCGGGGAGCGCCCGCCACGGGCCTGCGGCGCCCAGCCGGGTCCTGAGGCaacggggagggagggagggagccgcctcccgccgccgcggctggGCCCCGCCGGCGCCGGACCCCTGCGGCTCCCCCGGCCTTGCTACTGCCTGGCTGCAGCTGAAAGGCCTTTTGTGATGCCAG GGAACTGCAGCCGTGCTGCTTTACTTGCAAAAGCAGAGGAGCTGTTGGCAGAGAGAACATCAGGTGGAGATCCTCGGGCACGTTTTCTGAAAGGACAACTGTACTACGAAGAG GGGTTGTATGAAGAAGCATTAATACAATTTGAAAAAATCAAGGATACAGACTTTCAAGCAATGTATCAGCTTGGTGTAATGCATTATGATGGACTAGGCACTAAAGAAGACCCT GAAAAGGGAGTGGAATACATGAAGAAAATACTCAACTCTGATTCCCCGAAAGCAAGACACTTGAAGTTTGCAGCTGCATACAATCTTGGCAGAGCGTATTATGAAGGATGTGGTGTTAAGCAGTCAACTGAAGAGGCTGAAAG GTTGTGGCTTATTGCTGCAGACCATGGGAACCCAAAAGCAAGTGTGAAGGCCCAGAGTACTTTAGGAATGCTTTATTCTGCGTCAGTTCCAGAAGATCTGAAGAAG GCCTTTTTCTGGCATTCGGAAGCATGTGGCAATGGAAATTTGGAATCACAGGGTGCCCTTGGTGTTATGTATCTCTATGGACAAGGTATATGCAAAAACACTAAAGCTGCTTTGGAGTGTttgagagaagcagcagaacGTGGAAGCATCTATGCTCAAGGCCTTCTTGTCGAATATTATTACAACAGAAAATTTTATTCAACAGCTGCTGCAGTAGCCAAAAG GATTACAAAAAACGATGACATCGATACGCTAGCAAAGATGACTGATTGTCTTCCTACATATGTAGCCAAGGGGGTTGCTATGGCTGCTTTCTACCTGGCTAGATGCCTCCAGCTTGGCCTAGGTGTACAGCAAGATCAAGCCGCTGCTAAAAAATACTATTCTCAG GCATGCCTTCTGGATCCTGGTGTTGCTTCTGACCTTGAGCTGGCAGCTAATCTTGGGAGAATTTAG
- the LRP2BP gene encoding LRP2-binding protein isoform X2: protein MKLRGERPPRACGAQPGPEATGREGGSRLPPPRLGPAGAGPLRLPRPCYCLAAAERPFVMPGNCSRAALLAKAEELLAERTSGGDPRARFLKGQLYYEEGLYEEALIQFEKIKDTDFQAMYQLGVMHYDGLGTKEDPEKGVEYMKKILNSDSPKARHLKFAAAYNLGRAYYEGCGVKQSTEEAERLWLIAADHGNPKASVKAQSTLGMLYSASVPEDLKKAFFWHSEACGNGNLESQGALGVMYLYGQGICKNTKAALECLREAAERGSIYAQGLLVEYYYNRKFYSTAAAVAKRITKNDDIDTLAKMTDCLPTYVAKGVAMAAFYLARCLQLGLGVQQDQAAAKKYYSQVY, encoded by the exons ATGAAGCTGCGCGGGGAGCGCCCGCCACGGGCCTGCGGCGCCCAGCCGGGTCCTGAGGCaacggggagggagggagggagccgcctcccgccgccgcggctggGCCCCGCCGGCGCCGGACCCCTGCGGCTCCCCCGGCCTTGCTACTGCCTGGCTGCAGCTGAAAGGCCTTTTGTGATGCCAG GGAACTGCAGCCGTGCTGCTTTACTTGCAAAAGCAGAGGAGCTGTTGGCAGAGAGAACATCAGGTGGAGATCCTCGGGCACGTTTTCTGAAAGGACAACTGTACTACGAAGAG GGGTTGTATGAAGAAGCATTAATACAATTTGAAAAAATCAAGGATACAGACTTTCAAGCAATGTATCAGCTTGGTGTAATGCATTATGATGGACTAGGCACTAAAGAAGACCCT GAAAAGGGAGTGGAATACATGAAGAAAATACTCAACTCTGATTCCCCGAAAGCAAGACACTTGAAGTTTGCAGCTGCATACAATCTTGGCAGAGCGTATTATGAAGGATGTGGTGTTAAGCAGTCAACTGAAGAGGCTGAAAG GTTGTGGCTTATTGCTGCAGACCATGGGAACCCAAAAGCAAGTGTGAAGGCCCAGAGTACTTTAGGAATGCTTTATTCTGCGTCAGTTCCAGAAGATCTGAAGAAG GCCTTTTTCTGGCATTCGGAAGCATGTGGCAATGGAAATTTGGAATCACAGGGTGCCCTTGGTGTTATGTATCTCTATGGACAAGGTATATGCAAAAACACTAAAGCTGCTTTGGAGTGTttgagagaagcagcagaacGTGGAAGCATCTATGCTCAAGGCCTTCTTGTCGAATATTATTACAACAGAAAATTTTATTCAACAGCTGCTGCAGTAGCCAAAAG GATTACAAAAAACGATGACATCGATACGCTAGCAAAGATGACTGATTGTCTTCCTACATATGTAGCCAAGGGGGTTGCTATGGCTGCTTTCTACCTGGCTAGATGCCTCCAGCTTGGCCTAGGTGTACAGCAAGATCAAGCCGCTGCTAAAAAATACTATTCTCAG GTCTATTAA